The following proteins come from a genomic window of Streptomyces sp. GS7:
- the corA gene encoding magnesium/cobalt transporter CorA, with amino-acid sequence MPDVIVDCAIYREGRRHECAADFSHALDEARADGHSFLWLGIHEPTQDEFDRVRSQFGLHPLAVEDALKAHQRPKLEVYDDSVFVVLKPITYDVTADTVTSSELMVFVGDAFVVTVRHGTASPLTAVRQRLEHHPEILRHGPGAVLYAVSDAVVDHYIEVAGELQVDLEELEAEVFAPIRRSSQNTRNTAAEIYAFKREVLEFRRATVPLTDPMHRLQSPGVPFVHDHARPFFRDVGDHLARANESVEGLDRLLSDILAAHLAQMGVRQNDDMRKISAWAALAAVPTLIAGIYGMNFSDMPELRWHLGYPAILVVMALIEVSLFRLFKRRGWL; translated from the coding sequence ATGCCAGATGTGATCGTGGACTGCGCCATCTACCGGGAGGGCCGCCGCCATGAGTGCGCGGCCGACTTCTCCCACGCTCTGGACGAGGCGCGGGCCGACGGCCACTCCTTCCTGTGGCTGGGCATACACGAGCCGACGCAGGACGAGTTCGACCGCGTCCGCAGCCAGTTCGGGCTGCACCCGCTGGCCGTGGAGGACGCGCTCAAGGCACACCAGCGGCCCAAGCTGGAGGTCTACGACGACTCGGTGTTCGTGGTGCTGAAGCCGATCACCTACGACGTCACGGCCGACACCGTGACCTCTTCGGAGCTGATGGTCTTCGTCGGCGACGCGTTCGTGGTGACCGTCCGGCACGGTACGGCCAGTCCGCTGACGGCGGTGCGGCAGCGGCTGGAGCACCACCCGGAGATCCTCCGGCACGGCCCCGGTGCGGTGCTGTACGCGGTCAGCGACGCGGTCGTCGACCACTACATCGAGGTCGCCGGCGAACTCCAGGTGGATCTGGAGGAGTTGGAGGCGGAGGTGTTCGCCCCGATCCGCCGGAGCAGCCAGAACACCCGGAACACCGCCGCCGAGATCTACGCGTTCAAGCGCGAGGTCCTCGAATTCCGCCGCGCCACCGTCCCGTTGACCGATCCGATGCACCGCCTCCAGAGCCCGGGTGTGCCCTTCGTGCACGACCATGCCCGCCCCTTCTTCCGGGACGTGGGCGACCATCTCGCCCGCGCCAACGAGTCGGTGGAGGGCCTGGACCGGCTGCTGTCCGACATCCTCGCCGCCCACCTGGCGCAGATGGGCGTCCGGCAGAACGACGACATGCGCAAGATCTCGGCCTGGGCCGCGCTGGCGGCCGTCCCCACCCTGATCGCCGGGATCTACGGCATGAACTTCTCCGACATGCCGGAGCTGAGGTGGCACCTGGGCTATCCGGCGATCCTGGTGGTGATGGCCCTCATCGAGGTGTCGCTGTTCCGGCTGTTCAAACGGCGCGGCTGGCTGTGA
- the mshC gene encoding cysteine--1-D-myo-inosityl 2-amino-2-deoxy-alpha-D-glucopyranoside ligase, producing MHAWPASEVPALPGQGRDLRIHDTATGGRVTLAPGPVARIYVCGITPYDATHMGHAATYNAFDLVQRVWLDTKRQVHYVQNVTDVDDPLLARAVATGDDWTALAERETALFREDMTALRMLPPRHYIGAVEAIPGIVPLVERLRDAGAAYELDGDVYFSVASDAHFGEVSGLDAAAMRLLSAERGGDPEREGKKNPLDPMLWMAARDGEPSWDGASLGRGRPGWHIECVAIALEHLGMGFDVQGGGSDLAFPHHEMGASHAQALTGEYPFAKAYVHAGMVALNGEKMSKSKGNLVFVSRVRREGTDPAAIRLALLAHHYRSDWEWTDAVLEEAVARLARWRAAVSRPDGPPAEALLEEIREALADDLDAPAALAAVDRWAAVQQDGGGTDEGAPGLVSRAVDALLGVAL from the coding sequence ATGCATGCATGGCCCGCTTCTGAGGTCCCCGCCCTGCCCGGTCAGGGCCGCGACCTGAGGATCCACGACACCGCGACCGGCGGACGGGTGACCCTCGCCCCCGGTCCCGTCGCCCGTATCTACGTCTGCGGCATCACGCCGTACGACGCCACCCACATGGGGCACGCGGCGACCTACAACGCGTTCGACCTGGTTCAGCGCGTGTGGCTCGACACGAAGCGCCAGGTGCACTACGTGCAGAACGTCACCGACGTCGACGATCCGCTGCTGGCGCGGGCGGTCGCGACCGGAGACGACTGGACCGCGCTCGCCGAGCGCGAGACGGCGCTCTTCCGCGAGGACATGACGGCGCTGCGGATGCTGCCGCCGCGGCACTACATAGGCGCCGTGGAGGCGATACCCGGCATCGTCCCGCTGGTGGAGCGGCTGCGCGACGCCGGCGCCGCCTACGAACTGGACGGCGACGTCTACTTCTCGGTCGCCTCCGACGCGCACTTCGGCGAGGTCTCCGGCCTCGACGCCGCGGCGATGCGGCTGCTGTCCGCCGAGCGCGGCGGCGACCCGGAGCGCGAGGGCAAGAAGAACCCGCTCGACCCGATGCTGTGGATGGCCGCCCGGGACGGCGAGCCGAGCTGGGACGGCGCCTCGCTGGGCCGCGGCCGGCCCGGCTGGCACATCGAGTGCGTCGCCATCGCGCTGGAGCACCTCGGCATGGGCTTCGACGTCCAGGGCGGCGGCTCCGACCTCGCCTTCCCGCACCACGAGATGGGCGCCTCGCACGCCCAGGCGCTCACCGGCGAGTACCCGTTCGCCAAGGCGTATGTGCACGCCGGGATGGTCGCCCTGAACGGCGAGAAGATGTCCAAGTCCAAGGGCAATCTGGTCTTCGTCTCCCGGGTGCGGCGCGAGGGCACCGACCCGGCGGCGATCCGCCTGGCGCTGCTCGCGCACCACTACCGCAGCGACTGGGAGTGGACCGACGCGGTGCTGGAGGAGGCCGTGGCACGGCTGGCCCGCTGGCGGGCCGCCGTCTCCCGCCCGGACGGCCCGCCCGCCGAGGCGCTCCTGGAGGAGATCCGGGAGGCGCTGGCCGACGACCTGGACGCACCGGCCGCCCTCGCGGCGGTCGACCGCTGGGCCGCCGTGCAGCAGGACGGCGGCGGTACGGACGAGGGCGCGCCCGGCCTCGTCTCCCGGGCGGTGGACGCGCTGCTGGGTGTGGCGCTGTGA
- a CDS encoding ferritin-like domain-containing protein, with protein MFSARSLFREIVDNDDSYRLFCSIAASGEAQGGWENGRIAALLPASQRELAPKVARHGADEDKHGRIFRALLRKRGLTPTDVPAATDYTMLLERQGIGLAHATLRRDEALTERDVITYLAHSRVTEQRAAEQMLMLRKYFGDHPEVGRAVRMICQDEENHLAYCHEELLRLARAGHGRTIQRILRECALVEIAVHRDVSLAVMAHMGRILKWPRAKSAVLAAGIMALYGYERLGGWRRMVSLRMPERRNALGGPAASAPEFA; from the coding sequence ATGTTCTCGGCCAGGAGCCTGTTCCGGGAGATCGTCGACAACGACGACTCCTACCGCCTCTTCTGCTCCATCGCGGCCAGCGGTGAGGCCCAGGGAGGCTGGGAGAACGGCCGGATCGCCGCCCTGCTCCCCGCCTCGCAGCGGGAACTCGCGCCCAAGGTCGCCCGGCACGGCGCCGACGAGGACAAGCACGGCCGGATCTTCCGGGCCCTGCTCCGCAAGCGAGGTCTGACGCCCACCGACGTCCCCGCGGCCACCGACTACACGATGCTGCTGGAGCGGCAGGGCATCGGACTGGCGCACGCCACGCTGCGCCGCGACGAGGCGCTGACCGAGCGGGACGTCATCACCTACCTCGCGCACAGCCGGGTCACCGAGCAGCGCGCGGCCGAGCAGATGCTGATGCTGCGGAAGTACTTCGGCGACCACCCCGAGGTGGGCAGGGCGGTCCGGATGATCTGCCAGGACGAGGAGAACCACCTCGCCTACTGCCACGAGGAGCTGCTGCGGCTGGCCCGCGCCGGGCACGGGCGGACCATCCAGCGCATCCTCCGGGAGTGCGCGCTGGTCGAGATCGCCGTCCACCGGGACGTCAGCCTGGCCGTGATGGCGCACATGGGCCGCATCCTGAAGTGGCCGAGGGCCAAGTCGGCGGTGCTGGCCGCCGGGATCATGGCGCTCTACGGCTACGAGCGGCTCGGCGGCTGGCGCCGGATGGTCAGTCTGCGGATGCCCGAGCGGCGCAACGCGCTGGGCGGTCCCGCCGCCTCCGCACCGGAGTTCGCCTGA
- a CDS encoding SCO1664 family protein, producing the protein MPAPERIPTGRLSAMEHTAEPAGPLPGPADPQDPAAPAAERTGSLPGAFLAEGELTVRGRIQEASNAVLYCTVERDGRSAACVYKPVAGERPLWDFPDGTLAQREVAAYEISRACGWDLIPTTVLRDGPFGTGMVQEWIAPPGDADEVPELLALVADEEPAPGWKAVGRAEIGEGRTALLVHADHPRLRRLAVLDAVINNGDRKGGHLLPGAGGEFFAIDHGVTFNSADKLRTLLWGWAGEPLTEEALAVLRGLKESLADSGPLTARLAELITDDEIAALRARIDGLLRSGRHPEPSGEWPAIPWPPV; encoded by the coding sequence ATGCCCGCGCCAGAACGGATACCGACGGGACGCCTGAGCGCCATGGAGCACACCGCCGAACCGGCCGGCCCGCTGCCCGGTCCCGCCGACCCGCAGGACCCGGCGGCGCCCGCGGCGGAGCGCACCGGAAGCCTGCCGGGCGCCTTTCTGGCGGAGGGCGAGCTGACCGTGCGCGGCCGGATCCAGGAGGCGTCCAACGCCGTCCTGTACTGCACGGTCGAGCGCGACGGCCGCAGCGCCGCCTGCGTGTACAAGCCGGTCGCCGGCGAGCGCCCGCTGTGGGACTTCCCGGACGGCACCCTCGCCCAGCGCGAGGTCGCCGCGTACGAGATCTCCCGGGCGTGCGGCTGGGACCTCATCCCGACGACGGTGCTGCGGGACGGCCCGTTCGGGACCGGGATGGTGCAGGAGTGGATAGCGCCGCCCGGCGACGCGGACGAGGTGCCCGAGCTGCTCGCGCTGGTCGCCGACGAGGAGCCGGCGCCGGGCTGGAAGGCGGTCGGCCGCGCGGAGATCGGCGAGGGCCGCACCGCGCTGCTGGTGCACGCCGACCACCCGCGGCTGCGCCGGCTGGCGGTGCTGGACGCGGTCATCAACAACGGTGACCGCAAGGGCGGGCATCTGCTGCCCGGCGCCGGCGGCGAGTTCTTCGCCATCGATCACGGTGTGACGTTCAACTCGGCGGACAAACTGCGCACGCTGCTGTGGGGCTGGGCCGGGGAGCCGCTGACCGAGGAGGCGCTGGCCGTGCTGCGCGGCCTGAAAGAGTCGCTGGCGGACTCCGGGCCGCTCACCGCCCGACTGGCCGAACTGATCACGGACGACGAGATCGCCGCGCTGCGGGCCCGGATCGACGGGCTGCTGCGCAGCGGACGGCACCCGGAACCGAGCGGGGAGTGGCCCGCGATCCCCTGGCCGCCGGTCTGA
- a CDS encoding LLM class F420-dependent oxidoreductase, whose product MRLGINLGYWGAGMDSDNLAVAQEADRLGYAVCWAAEAYGSDAATVLSWVAAQTERIDVGSAIFQIPARTPTMTAMTAATLDSLSGGRFRLGLGVSGPQVSEGWYGVKFDKPLARTREYVEIVRKAMTRERLSYEGEHWTLPLPGGPGKPLKLTVHPEREHIPLYIAAIGPKNLRQTGEIADGALLIFPSADHLEETAISHIRAGREAAGKTMEGFDVCPTLPLALGEDKDVSALADAFRPYTALYVGGMGSRKQNFYNQLAQRMGYEKEAAEIQDKYLSGDKDGAAAAIPERLIDQTSLLGSVERIAERMQAYAAAGVTTLTLAPAGFTLDERVASLRAGVEALERAGLA is encoded by the coding sequence ATGAGGCTTGGCATCAACCTCGGCTACTGGGGCGCCGGGATGGACTCCGACAATCTCGCGGTGGCCCAGGAGGCCGATCGCCTCGGCTACGCGGTGTGCTGGGCGGCCGAGGCGTACGGCTCGGACGCCGCCACGGTGCTCTCCTGGGTGGCCGCGCAGACCGAGCGCATCGACGTCGGCTCGGCGATCTTCCAGATCCCGGCCCGTACGCCCACGATGACCGCGATGACCGCGGCCACCCTGGACTCGCTCTCCGGCGGCCGGTTCCGGCTGGGCCTGGGCGTCTCGGGGCCGCAGGTCTCCGAGGGCTGGTACGGCGTGAAGTTCGACAAGCCGCTGGCGCGCACCCGGGAGTACGTGGAGATCGTCCGCAAGGCGATGACCCGCGAGCGGCTGTCCTACGAGGGCGAGCACTGGACGCTGCCGCTGCCCGGCGGCCCCGGCAAGCCGCTCAAGCTCACCGTGCACCCGGAGCGCGAGCACATCCCGCTCTACATCGCGGCGATCGGCCCGAAGAACCTGCGGCAGACCGGCGAGATCGCCGACGGCGCGCTGCTCATCTTCCCCTCCGCCGACCACCTGGAGGAGACCGCCATCTCCCACATCCGGGCGGGGCGGGAAGCGGCCGGCAAGACCATGGAGGGGTTCGACGTCTGCCCGACGCTGCCGCTCGCGCTGGGCGAGGACAAGGACGTCAGCGCGCTGGCGGACGCGTTCCGCCCGTACACCGCGCTGTACGTCGGCGGCATGGGCAGCCGCAAGCAGAACTTCTACAACCAGCTGGCGCAGCGGATGGGCTACGAGAAGGAGGCCGCCGAGATCCAGGACAAGTACCTGTCCGGGGACAAGGACGGCGCCGCCGCAGCGATCCCGGAGCGGCTGATCGACCAGACCTCGCTGCTCGGCTCCGTCGAGCGGATCGCGGAGCGGATGCAGGCGTACGCCGCGGCCGGGGTGACCACGCTGACGCTGGCGCCGGCCGGCTTCACGCTGGACGAGCGGGTGGCGTCCCTGCGGGCGGGCGTCGAGGCGCTGGAGCGGGCCGGGCTGGCGTAA
- a CDS encoding histidine phosphatase family protein, producing the protein MPTLILVRHGRSTANTSGVLAGRTPGVALDERGAAQAAALPARLARIPLAVAVSSPLQRCRETLGPLLDARPGLRLETDDRINECDYGDWSGRKLAELGDEPLMEIVQQHPSAAAFPGGESMREMQARAVAAVRDWNARVEETHGAEAVYLMCSHGDIIKSLVADALGMHLDLFQRISVEPCSVTAIRYTRLRPYLVRLGDTGDFGSLAPRDNDAADAGGGAASERDGAVGGGAGAA; encoded by the coding sequence ATGCCCACGCTGATCCTGGTGCGGCACGGCCGCTCCACCGCCAACACCTCCGGCGTGCTCGCCGGCCGGACGCCCGGCGTCGCCCTCGACGAGCGGGGCGCCGCCCAGGCTGCCGCGCTGCCCGCCCGGCTGGCCCGGATCCCGCTGGCCGTCGCCGTCTCCAGCCCGCTCCAGCGCTGCCGGGAGACGCTGGGCCCGCTGCTCGACGCCCGCCCCGGGCTGCGCCTGGAGACCGACGACCGGATCAACGAGTGCGACTACGGCGACTGGTCGGGGCGCAAGCTGGCCGAACTGGGCGACGAGCCCCTCATGGAGATCGTCCAGCAGCACCCGTCCGCGGCCGCCTTCCCCGGCGGCGAGTCGATGCGGGAGATGCAGGCCCGCGCGGTGGCGGCGGTACGGGACTGGAACGCGCGGGTCGAGGAGACGCACGGCGCCGAGGCGGTCTACCTCATGTGCTCGCACGGTGACATCATCAAATCCCTGGTCGCCGACGCCCTCGGCATGCATCTCGACCTCTTCCAGCGGATCTCCGTCGAGCCGTGCTCGGTCACCGCGATCCGCTACACCCGGCTGCGCCCCTATCTCGTACGGCTCGGCGACACCGGGGACTTCGGTTCGCTGGCGCCGCGCGACAACGACGCGGCCGACGCCGGCGGCGGCGCCGCGAGCGAGCGGGACGGGGCCGTCGGTGGCGGTGCGGGAGCAGCGTGA
- a CDS encoding DUF3090 domain-containing protein, translated as MSRQVFFYDAPDRFVAGTVGLPGRRSFFLQATAAGRTTSVALEKTQVAALAERIDELLDEVVRRSGGNAPVPAVSPAEMADTAPLETPVEEEFRVGTMALAWDGEDQRMIVEAQALVELDADSDEDLADAEERLLQDDENGPPMLRVRLTGSMARAFAKRALEVVNAGRPPCPLCSLPLDPEGHVCPRQNGYRRDA; from the coding sequence TTGTCCCGTCAGGTGTTCTTCTACGACGCGCCGGACCGGTTCGTGGCCGGAACGGTCGGGCTGCCTGGCCGCCGTAGCTTCTTCCTCCAGGCCACCGCGGCCGGCCGCACCACCAGCGTCGCTCTGGAGAAGACCCAGGTGGCGGCCCTCGCGGAGCGGATCGACGAGCTGCTGGACGAGGTGGTGCGGCGCAGCGGCGGCAATGCCCCGGTGCCCGCCGTCTCGCCCGCCGAGATGGCCGACACCGCCCCGCTGGAGACCCCGGTCGAGGAGGAGTTCCGGGTCGGCACCATGGCGCTGGCCTGGGACGGCGAGGACCAGCGCATGATCGTCGAGGCGCAGGCGCTGGTCGAGCTGGACGCCGACAGCGACGAGGACCTGGCCGACGCCGAGGAGCGGCTGCTCCAGGACGACGAGAACGGCCCGCCGATGCTCCGGGTGCGGCTCACCGGTTCCATGGCCAGGGCGTTCGCCAAGCGCGCGCTGGAGGTCGTCAACGCCGGCCGCCCGCCGTGCCCGCTGTGCAGCCTGCCGCTCGACCCGGAGGGACACGTATGCCCGCGCCAGAACGGATACCGACGGGACGCCTGA
- a CDS encoding aldo/keto reductase — MEQRHLGRTGLRVSRLGLGTLTWARDTDEQEAADQLKAFWEAGGTLVDTADIYADGGAEYLLGRLLEGLVPRQDLVIATKAGSVLAADRRVDGSRRHLLAALDASLERLGTDYVDLWQLHAFDPDTPLEETLQALDLAVATGRARYVGLANFSGWQLAKAATWQLAAPGVRNPLAGAQLEYSLLQRGVEREVLPAAQDLGIGLLPSSPLGRGVLTGKYRHATPADSRGASERLAPFVAPYLDEAASRVVEAVSTAADGLAVTPLQVALSWLRDRPGVTAPILGARTAPQLRASLSVEALSLPDEIRRALDDVSAPVHHYPDHNWSTL; from the coding sequence ATGGAGCAAAGGCACCTCGGCCGTACCGGCCTTCGCGTGTCCCGCCTGGGGCTCGGCACCCTGACCTGGGCACGCGACACGGACGAGCAGGAAGCCGCCGACCAGCTCAAGGCGTTCTGGGAGGCCGGCGGGACCCTGGTCGACACCGCCGACATCTACGCCGACGGCGGCGCCGAATACCTCCTCGGCCGCCTGCTGGAAGGACTGGTTCCGCGCCAGGACCTGGTGATCGCGACCAAGGCCGGCAGCGTCCTCGCGGCCGACCGCCGGGTCGACGGCTCCCGCCGCCATCTCCTCGCCGCCCTCGACGCCTCCCTGGAGCGACTGGGCACCGACTACGTCGACCTGTGGCAGCTGCACGCCTTCGACCCGGACACACCGCTGGAGGAGACACTCCAGGCGCTCGATCTCGCCGTCGCCACCGGCCGGGCGCGCTATGTCGGCCTGGCGAACTTCTCCGGCTGGCAGCTCGCCAAGGCCGCCACCTGGCAGCTCGCCGCCCCCGGCGTACGGAACCCCCTGGCCGGCGCACAGCTCGAATACTCCCTCCTCCAGCGCGGCGTCGAACGCGAAGTCCTGCCCGCCGCCCAGGACTTGGGGATCGGCCTGCTCCCCTCCTCCCCTCTGGGCCGCGGCGTCCTCACGGGCAAGTACCGGCACGCGACCCCGGCCGACTCCCGCGGCGCGTCGGAACGTCTCGCCCCGTTCGTCGCGCCCTATCTGGACGAGGCCGCGAGCCGGGTCGTCGAAGCGGTCAGCACCGCCGCCGACGGCCTCGCCGTCACCCCCCTCCAGGTCGCGCTCTCCTGGCTCCGCGACCGCCCCGGGGTGACCGCACCGATCCTCGGCGCGCGCACGGCGCCGCAGCTCAGAGCGTCGTTGTCAGTGGAGGCCCTTAGTCTTCCTGACGAGATCCGCCGGGCGCTGGACGATGTATCGGCTCCGGTGCACCACTATCCCGACCACAACTGGAGCACGCTGTGA
- a CDS encoding helix-hairpin-helix domain-containing protein, whose amino-acid sequence MSTDRPAGDNTPEQEAAPGGEAGSGSRSGSAAAPPAATTAAALAAAVRAVESGERSAASFFNDAPRAAKPAARPAPQGAGDGGPAGLAGPAPEVARQRTPERPAGPARTPEADGVAGTPPGDGATARPALAPAPGVAGVRQVLAAGGAPETLAEQAAEALGERAAEALAADPWQLLAVPGVRPEQADGFARALLGPACGPGDERRAQALIGWLLEQAAVAGHSALEASALRTALAQRSVPDPDDALQTAIADGAVLVFQDALDTPGRPRPAADDDEDQPVRVLLGLDRFAMAEESVADGLARLLNTFEAVDGSEQVDEPASADQSATVDEPAPAGEEPAAADSEPAEAAEAAERAETAAVDAAATAPNSPNFSDTSDISDVSDTSDADAESDETGGSAEDAAVAIPVRRSPAAWEAAADAAASPSAAELIRAAAHSGLVAHTGGEAARAEPTALIAAARSLGLRAFGATHTENGRRRLAGDLAETRPAGADGDPAAAAVTVSGLLSGRQGPGRDADGALALDLLVVLDAPQLDLETAALLVESLADGTRLVLSGDPGLLWSAGPGRLFHDLLLSRFCPQVTSRTPDFGPIGELVSGIGIGELNEVEAPGKEVVIVPVRAADEAVHRAVQLVADSVPRALGVPADQTQVITVGHGGAAGTRALNAALKERLNPGPGRFGGFDPGDRVAYAPAPGRTLPGTVTGADADGLRLDCAGNTVVVPREQVGSGAVRHGWALTGHQAAGMRWPAVVVVIPGDAAGGLTRAWVYTAFSRGERHLSVVQGADQALPRAVAEIPVKERTTRLRTLLQMQSGAQADAEQAAG is encoded by the coding sequence GTGAGTACCGACCGCCCCGCCGGCGACAACACGCCCGAGCAGGAGGCCGCTCCCGGCGGCGAGGCGGGCAGCGGATCGCGGTCCGGATCCGCCGCCGCGCCGCCCGCCGCCACGACCGCGGCGGCGCTGGCGGCTGCGGTACGGGCCGTGGAGAGCGGGGAGCGCTCGGCCGCGTCGTTCTTCAACGACGCCCCGCGGGCCGCCAAGCCCGCCGCGCGCCCGGCACCGCAGGGTGCGGGCGACGGCGGACCGGCCGGCCTCGCGGGTCCCGCCCCGGAGGTCGCACGGCAGCGCACCCCGGAGCGGCCGGCCGGCCCGGCGCGCACGCCCGAGGCGGACGGCGTCGCCGGTACGCCTCCCGGCGACGGCGCCACGGCCCGCCCCGCCCTCGCCCCGGCGCCCGGCGTCGCGGGCGTGCGGCAGGTGCTCGCGGCGGGCGGCGCCCCCGAGACGCTCGCGGAACAGGCCGCCGAAGCGCTCGGCGAGCGGGCCGCCGAAGCACTCGCGGCCGACCCCTGGCAGCTGCTCGCGGTGCCGGGAGTGCGCCCGGAACAGGCCGACGGCTTCGCGCGGGCGCTGCTCGGCCCCGCCTGCGGACCGGGCGACGAGCGGCGCGCCCAGGCGCTGATCGGCTGGCTGCTGGAGCAGGCCGCGGTCGCCGGCCACTCCGCCCTGGAGGCATCCGCCCTCCGCACGGCCCTCGCGCAACGCTCCGTACCGGACCCCGACGACGCCCTCCAGACCGCCATCGCGGACGGCGCGGTGCTGGTCTTCCAGGACGCCCTCGACACCCCGGGCCGGCCCCGGCCCGCGGCGGACGACGACGAAGACCAGCCGGTGCGGGTCCTGCTCGGCCTCGACCGCTTCGCGATGGCCGAGGAGAGCGTCGCGGACGGCCTGGCCCGGCTGCTGAACACCTTCGAGGCGGTGGACGGGTCCGAGCAGGTGGACGAGCCGGCGTCGGCGGACCAGTCGGCGACGGTGGACGAACCGGCACCGGCCGGCGAAGAACCGGCGGCAGCGGACTCGGAACCGGCTGAAGCGGCCGAAGCGGCTGAAAGGGCTGAAACGGCAGCGGTGGACGCCGCAGCGACCGCCCCGAACTCCCCGAATTTCTCGGACACTTCGGATATCTCAGATGTCTCGGACACCTCGGACGCCGACGCCGAGTCCGACGAGACAGGCGGGAGCGCCGAGGACGCCGCGGTCGCCATCCCCGTCCGTCGCTCCCCCGCCGCCTGGGAAGCCGCCGCGGACGCCGCCGCCTCCCCCTCCGCGGCGGAGCTCATCCGGGCCGCCGCGCACAGCGGCCTGGTCGCGCACACCGGCGGTGAGGCGGCCCGCGCGGAGCCCACCGCGCTGATCGCCGCGGCCCGCTCCCTCGGGCTGCGGGCCTTCGGCGCCACCCACACGGAGAACGGCCGCCGGCGGCTCGCCGGGGACCTCGCCGAGACCCGCCCCGCCGGCGCCGACGGCGACCCGGCCGCCGCGGCGGTGACCGTCTCCGGTCTGCTGTCCGGCCGGCAGGGCCCCGGCCGGGACGCGGACGGTGCGCTGGCGCTCGATCTGCTGGTCGTGCTGGACGCCCCGCAGCTCGACCTGGAGACCGCCGCGCTGCTCGTCGAGTCGCTGGCCGACGGGACCCGCCTGGTGCTCAGCGGCGACCCCGGCCTCCTGTGGTCCGCCGGCCCCGGGCGGCTCTTCCACGACCTGCTGCTGTCCCGGTTCTGCCCCCAAGTCACCTCCCGCACCCCGGACTTCGGCCCGATCGGCGAGCTGGTGTCCGGTATCGGCATCGGCGAACTCAACGAGGTCGAGGCCCCCGGCAAGGAGGTGGTGATCGTCCCGGTGCGCGCGGCGGACGAGGCGGTGCACCGCGCGGTCCAGCTCGTCGCCGACTCCGTGCCCCGGGCGCTCGGTGTCCCCGCCGACCAGACGCAGGTCATCACGGTCGGCCACGGCGGCGCGGCCGGCACCCGCGCCCTGAATGCCGCGCTCAAGGAGCGGCTCAACCCCGGACCCGGACGGTTCGGCGGCTTCGACCCCGGCGACCGCGTGGCCTACGCCCCGGCCCCCGGCCGTACGCTCCCCGGCACGGTCACCGGCGCGGACGCCGACGGCCTCCGCCTCGACTGCGCCGGCAACACCGTCGTCGTACCGCGCGAGCAGGTCGGCTCCGGCGCCGTACGGCACGGCTGGGCGCTCACCGGCCACCAGGCAGCCGGCATGCGCTGGCCCGCCGTCGTCGTGGTGATCCCCGGAGACGCGGCCGGCGGACTGACCCGCGCCTGGGTCTATACCGCCTTCAGCCGCGGTGAGCGGCATCTGTCGGTGGTCCAGGGCGCCGACCAGGCGCTGCCCCGCGCGGTCGCCGAGATCCCGGTCAAGGAGCGCACCACCCGGCTGCGGACGCTGCTGCAGATGCAGAGCGGTGCGCAGGCGGACGCGGAGCAGGCGGCGGGCTGA